In Clostridium ljungdahlii DSM 13528, the genomic window CCTATAGCTTCATGTACTCTCATACAATCTTCCAATGTAACCTTTTTAGCTCCATCTTTAAATTTCATGCCATTATCTCCTTTCTTAGAGTTTCAAGTGCTTCTTTTTTATATTTGTAAAGTGTACTTTGTGGCATATTTATAGATTTTGAAATTTCTCTCCACGTAAAATCATAAAAGTATCTCATTTCTATAATTTTCTTTAAGGTTCCAGGTAGCTTTCCTAATGCCATCCTTAAATCCAAATTGCTATATTCTGATACATCACCCATTATTAAATCCACCATTGGAGTATCTTCTTGATACCCCACTAATTGATCAAGTGAAACCGGAGCATATGATTCTTTTGTCCTGTCTCTTACCCTATTAGCAACATACCAACTGTCATTTCGTGCAAGATTAATTATGTGCCCTTCCACGTATTTATAAGCATAAGTGGAAAATTTTCTGCCCTTAGATTCATTAAAATTTTTAGCAGCTCTCATTAAACCTACACAACCAGCCTGAAACATATCATCATAGCTATATCTATATTTGAACTTCATGTATTGTTTGTGAGTAATTTTGTGTACCATTGGAATATAGTCCTCTACATTAATCAACTCTTCCTCCTCCTTTCTATTCTCCACACTCTTCCTCAAAGTATTTTGCTGCTTCATCAGGTGTATCAAAGGTTATACTATGTCTATAAATAGGTGTTCCACCATAAGCACTTTTAGTTCTAACCAGTTTTATAAAATCATCACCCTCATTGTAATAATAGTTGTTAGTATAACTTGGATATATTTTGCTTTTTACCATGATTAATCACCTACTTTCAATAAATCTATTTATTTCTTCTGAAGTATATAAATCTTTACCTCCAATAACTTTTGGATTTATTAATCCTGCTTTTTTATACCTTCCAAGAGTTCTAGTTGATATTTTTAGAAGTTTAGCAGCTTCTTCTCTTGAAAAAAGGGTTATCACTTCCAATTATTCATCCTCCTTATTAAATATTTCTTTAATAAATCTAATCTTGTTTTCTGAATCAATAATTTTATCAGGAGCATTTATGACTTTCTTTATCCAAGTTAGCAATTGCTCATTAAACATTAATAATACTTTTATTTCTCTTTCTTTTAATCCAGAAGTTACTATACAAGCTTTAAGTTCACTGATATCTAAAACTAAATCTTCAAAATTTTCATTAACAACATCTTTTATCATGCCTTTAGTAATTACACTCATGATTCTAGCCTCCTATGATGTGCCACTCTTTATAGCCATTTCTTTAATAATTGCCACATAACCCTCAATAAGTTTCTTATCATCTTGGATTACATCAAGAATTGTAAGCTTGTCTCTTTTGGATTTACAAATTCCTTCATCTGCCATTCTTCTACGTTTATTTGTAAGTCTTGTTTTAACATCAACTCCCATTCTTTCATTAAGTAGTTTATAGCTTTCTTCTCTAATAGCCTTTATGTGATCATATCCTCCAACATTAAGTGCTATCTTATTTACAAGTGCTGTTGTGTCTTTTCTCCATGAAGTAGAACTTAATGTAATAGTATCTCTTATACCTTGTACCTCTTTCTTTACCTCAGATGCTTCCTTTTTAGCTTCTGTAATACCTTGCTGTAATTTCTTTTGCCCTAGTTCAGCGTTAGCAAGAGATTCAAATATTTTGCTAAACATCTGTAGGCTTGGACTAAGTTGTGAAGTATCAAGTCCAGTATTAATTGAAGCTTCCATATCATTGAATTTTTTAGTGTAAATAGCTGTAAACGCTGTCCCCTTTACTCCCGTCAATTTGTTACTTACAAATTCACATCCTAACTTTGTAAGTAAGTAACATGGTTGGGTTTTATTCTGTGAATTTACATAAAGGCTTTCAATGAAATAATCTGTGGGATTTATAGGAGTGCTCAATTTTGAGCTGTCCTCATTTGCTTGCTTCATCTGACTAATATAGGTATTAATATCTCTCAATAAATTTTTATGATCTTTTCCTACCATTTTGGCTACTTCTCTACTGTCTAAAGTTAAGTTTTGTTTTGATACTAAATTGTTCAATAAATTCATCTCCTCATATAGTATTAAATCTTTAAAGCCTTAAATATTTCATCAGTAGAACAGTCATATAATCTACTCATTTTTAGAATTAAATCTCTTGAAGGCTTTAAATGGCCTTGCTCAATTTTATAGAAAGTACTTTTGCTTATGTCTAATTTATTTATAGCTTCTCCGGTTTCAATTCCGGCGTTTAACCTTCTAAGTCTTATAGGCGTTATCTTCATTTAATCACTTCCCTTGCTTATTTAATTACCTTATGGGTATATAATATCATTATTACCGATAATACTAAACTTCTATTTTATCATAAATACTGATAAAATTGTGAATTAAATCATTTATACTTATAAATTCTTTTACTTTCTTAAAATTGCCATTGAAATTATCAGTAAATATGATAAAATTATCACTAGGAGGTAATTTACATGTTAGGTGATAAAATAAAAGATTTGAGAAAATTAAAAAAGATAACCCAACAAAAATTGGCTAAAAGTATTGGATTAAGTCAATCTTCTATAGGAATGATAGAAAGTAACAAACAAGGTGCTAGTAATGAAACCTTAGTTAAACTTGCAAAACTTTTTGATGTTACTGTGGATTATCTTTTAGGTACAGATGAAATAGAGAATATAGGTTATATCATAAAAGAAGAAAGAGAGTATCAGGGCATCACTCAAAAAGAATTAAGTGATGCTGTTGGTATAAATGAAAATGAACTTGCTAAATATGAGAATAATGAGGCTCCAATTAGTCAATTTTTAGCCAAAAAAATAGCAAATTTTTTTGATATGTCATTTCCTGCTTTTCTTAATAAATATGGTCTATATGGTGACATACCCTCACAGTTTAATGGTGATGCTGATTGGTATGAGTCTTTTAAAAAAGCTGCATATTATGATGCAAATAGCAATACTACACCAAACAAGGTAGCAGAATCTTCAGATATTTATGAAACTATAAATAAAGATATGTCAAATGTAATTAATATTCCAATCGTAGGTGTAGTAAGGGCAGGGAAACCCATATTAGCGCAAGATAATATAAGTGGTTATTTACCTACTTTAAAACAATTTATTGATAATGACAAAGATTACTTTTATCTAAAAGTTAAAGGTGATTCCATGAATCAGGAATTTAAAGAAGGATCTTTATTATTAATTGAAAAAACACCATGCATTGAAAATGGTCAAATAGGTGTGGTTTTAATTGATGGTATGGAGGCTACAGTTAAAAAGATAGTTAAAAATGAGAATATGATTACTTTGATTCCAATGTCTAACAATCCTGAATATGTGCCAAAAATGTATGATATAAAAAAGGATGAAATTCAAATTATAGGAGTTGTAAAGCAAGCTACTAAAATTTATTAATTTGTACTGGTTAAATTTTGAAAGGGAGATGTTTTAGATGGCTGTTAGTGTAAAAGAACGTTATTCTAAAAGATTAAAAATAAAAACTTATTCTTATGAAATTGATTTTATAGATCCAACTACAAAAGAACGTATAAGAGAAACAGACAGTGGCTTTACAACTAAAAAAGAGGCAAGAGCTGCTGGTAGAAAAAAAGAAATAGAATTGAAAGATAAAACCACATTGGGATTTAAAAATAATAAAATTAAGTTTTCC contains:
- a CDS encoding sigma-70 family RNA polymerase sigma factor: MINVEDYIPMVHKITHKQYMKFKYRYSYDDMFQAGCVGLMRAAKNFNESKGRKFSTYAYKYVEGHIINLARNDSWYVANRVRDRTKESYAPVSLDQLVGYQEDTPMVDLIMGDVSEYSNLDLRMALGKLPGTLKKIIEMRYFYDFTWREISKSINMPQSTLYKYKKEALETLRKEIMA
- a CDS encoding helix-turn-helix domain-containing protein, whose translation is MITLFSREEAAKLLKISTRTLGRYKKAGLINPKVIGGKDLYTSEEINRFIESR
- a CDS encoding Rha family transcriptional regulator yields the protein MNNLVSKQNLTLDSREVAKMVGKDHKNLLRDINTYISQMKQANEDSSKLSTPINPTDYFIESLYVNSQNKTQPCYLLTKLGCEFVSNKLTGVKGTAFTAIYTKKFNDMEASINTGLDTSQLSPSLQMFSKIFESLANAELGQKKLQQGITEAKKEASEVKKEVQGIRDTITLSSTSWRKDTTALVNKIALNVGGYDHIKAIREESYKLLNERMGVDVKTRLTNKRRRMADEGICKSKRDKLTILDVIQDDKKLIEGYVAIIKEMAIKSGTS
- a CDS encoding helix-turn-helix transcriptional regulator; this encodes MKITPIRLRRLNAGIETGEAINKLDISKSTFYKIEQGHLKPSRDLILKMSRLYDCSTDEIFKALKI
- a CDS encoding helix-turn-helix domain-containing protein; the protein is MLGDKIKDLRKLKKITQQKLAKSIGLSQSSIGMIESNKQGASNETLVKLAKLFDVTVDYLLGTDEIENIGYIIKEEREYQGITQKELSDAVGINENELAKYENNEAPISQFLAKKIANFFDMSFPAFLNKYGLYGDIPSQFNGDADWYESFKKAAYYDANSNTTPNKVAESSDIYETINKDMSNVINIPIVGVVRAGKPILAQDNISGYLPTLKQFIDNDKDYFYLKVKGDSMNQEFKEGSLLLIEKTPCIENGQIGVVLIDGMEATVKKIVKNENMITLIPMSNNPEYVPKMYDIKKDEIQIIGVVKQATKIY